ATCAAACGCCTTGCATGTCAGCCTGCAACCTTAACGAACTCCGCCGAGAGGGCAGCACGAAAGAAGAAGACCTTCTTGCAGCGAGCCGCGTTTGTCCTTCAAACCTGAGGCTGCACCACGCACTGCGCTCGATACAGCATGCAGTTACAGAGGGTCGTCCTTTCCTCTAATTACTTTTTTCAGCTCGCTCGAGAGCGCCTCCAGTCTGGCGCGCGGAACAAAGTGGGTGGCGAGCCCTGGACGCAGGAAGACAGAAAGCGAGAGTTCACCGAGTTGCGAAAATGTTCAATCTCTCTCCTTCGACTGAGTCGCCAAGCGCATACTGGGTGCGGACACCCTCCCTCTTCGGCAGGCACACGGTAGCGCCCCGCTCATGAAGCACTCCTCACTGAAATAGTGCGACGAAACACGAGGCAGGAGGCAGAACGAAGAGTTGGATATTCAAAAACCTCAGATCTAACGTCAGGTACCAAAGAAGCATGCGTCACTGCACATCACATCCTCGGACTCGAAAGTACTCGACGCCGCTTTCCAAGCTTCTCCTTGAACATGTTTCTCAATTCACAGGCAGCAAGATGAAGCCTGTCTTACGGGGATCTCACGGCCCCTCCGCGAACAAAAGATGCCTTTTACTGTCAGCAGGCATTCCCCAACAGACAGAGACCGACTTTTCAGCACTGTGTTTAGTTTTCCGCCTCttgtcgcgtctgcgcctcttctgccgctCCTTGCGTCGTTCACTGCGGCTACAGATTGATCTCCATATGCCCGtcgccccgcctcctcttttttccatcccccttcccccccccccccccccccccccccccccccccccaaatccgcggcgtcgcgtcttTTCACGTTTCGTTTTCCTTTTTCGCAAGTCAAAGACCAGAGACcagcgtctcttcgccgcaggcgcttaCCGGTCTTAACTAAGTCTTCCGCCTGGAAGCGGGCGCCTACCAGGCCAGCGTAGAACCCCACAGCAGGCGACGATTtcagccgcggaagaaagaaggccgccgcgacgtcgGGGAAGAGGCCGATCGCGGCCTCGGGCATTGCCCACACCGTCGTCTCCGTGCAGATGCGGTGCGACGCAAAAATGGAGATTCCCACgcccccgcctgcgcgaAAAACACGAACACCGGCGCACGTGCGGAACACGAACCGCGGGTGTCGCATGCGTCAACAGGCCGTGGGAGGACCTTCCAGCATCACGCACATGTAAATGAATGCATACGCCGGAAGGAGTCGCGCCATCGCAGGAACGAGACGCATGTGAACGGGATGCGCAAGACGAAGGGCACTCGCACGCAGACACCCACACATGTAACCCCCACTTCCCAGGAtctgtatacatatatatatatatatatatacattgagagagagacataattatatacatatacatagagaggcatatatatagagagagcgGCATGGATACCCTGCATACTGGCGCGCGACTCACAATAATTTatacagagaagaaaacgagcgGGCCGACAGCGGGGCATGcacgtgtgtctgtgtgggAATATCACAGTCCAGACAAGGCGTTGACTGGCGAATTTCCTATGCGGTTCTGTAACGCGAAGATGTCTGCAGAAAGTCGCGGTTGCCACTTACCCATGACAATGCCGTCCCAGAGGGCGACAACGGGTTTCTTTATTCTTGACATGTGGTAAATGAGCGCGTACTCCTGGCCAAAAAACCGCACGACGTCCGCCTTGGGAgcctcgcgcatgcgccgcacatcgccgcctgcgcagaaggcgcgcccgccttctccagcgaggaggaggagcgacaCGCGAgggtcttcctctgcgcgaaAAAGCAAGCTGCGAAACGCCAAGACCATGCTCTCGCTGAGTGCGTTGAGCTGCTTCGGCCGGTTCAAGGCGACAGACAAGCAccccgaggccgcctccgcgtcgccagaAAACTCCAAAAGAAGCTGCTCACCATACAGCGCCTCGGGGCCAGCAAGCGGaccggcggaggaagacatcgcacggcgctgctgggcggccgaggaaggcggagagggcggcgccacgtcgtctgctgcgcgtcccTTCTCAAGCTCTCtccgcgtgggcgccgcgccctcctggcGCAGAGCCGAAGGGCTAGGCCAGGCGACAGAAGCGAAGGACGGTGCAGGAGCCTGCACCGCGGCAGGATGGGGAGAAGCAGGTGAGAGAGACGCACTCGAGGTAAAAGAAGAGGACAAGGAAGCGAGGGAAGAACGACCCTCATGGCCTAGCGCGCCGTGGAGctggaggctgaggcgccagagacgcctcgacgccggcgtcgccattgaagaagcggagaagagggaggggcagaaaaaaaagaaaaacggaaAGAAGCTGGGGCAAAATCGAGAAGAAGGTCGGCGACGAGTTGGAGTGCatggcgcgagcgaggcggtcGACGAAAGAGCGCCGAGCGACCCGCCAGCCACAGCAGTGTGTAAGGCGTTGAGCAGAAAAGAAGCCACGAAGAGAGGATGCGCAGAtgagaaggcgcgaagagAACTCAGTGAGGCACCGTCAAATAACAGGGGAAGACGGAAGCAACAGGACATCGAAGTGCATGGCACACTGGCCACGGAGACGACTGTGAACAGCTACTGACACTTACACACacgccgcatgcgccagaAAGCGAAGCGGTAACAATCCCTCTAGTGTACAGGTATGCTTAAACCTGGTGAGGCGGCTTTCTGGTAGCGCTCGAGACAAAGATAAAAAACATTTTGCTTCACGACATCCGCCGACAAAGCCGCTTGTGGCGCCTGCCCCTCCGACTTTTTACCCGCTGTCTCTGGCGACACAGAAGGCTTGAGCGGAAGGCACGAAAAAGGAAGAACGCCGATGCATGTGACAGGTCTCCTCTTGGACGCACGCGCCTACATCAAGCATACGCTTTCATGAAGAACGAAGGGAATCAGAGTGAAGAAAGAAACCGCTTCACCACAAAGCAAAGTTCCCTCGGACTTCgttcgcgcgcttcgcctctgtctATACACAGGTGAGTTGAAAGAGTTTCGAGGACGATTACGGAGGAAACTGGGTGGCGCTTGTTCATGAGCGTTATATTTTTGCCGCTTCCTCGACTTAACGAATATTCGAGAAGATGAGTGTGCGAAAAGACGTCGTCGCATGGATGTGACGGCTAGCTGAGGTGCAAGACGAGAGCAGCAGACACCAGCGTTGCGAAAATTGAACCGCAGCGCCTGTCTGGGGGTTGCTCTAGATCATGCCAGCGGGGAGACAGGAAGTGTATTCAAAAAAAAGGGGTGTACGGATGAAAGAAAAACGCCATGGAGGGCAGCACAATGAACTCAGCCTGTCAAGGAGACGCATCACCATTCCATTTGTCGATACCCCCTTCAGCAAGCTTGCACGGCGGTAAAAAAGCCAAGGCGAGGCACGAACTGAGGACTTCGGCCTCCCTTTCTTACGAGTGTCTACTCGCTACAGAGGCTCTTTGGTGAAATGCGATACTACGCCGATACGCGGAGTTGCTTTTTTCTGAGTGGTCATAGCCCCCGCCGAGTAAGCCAGCGGGTAAAACCGAAACTGCGGCATCGATCAGACACACTGAAGTGCCGTGTGCACGCGACGGAATCACTAACCCATCCGAAGAACAGAAAGGCACGTGAAGCGCCAATATATAGATAAATACATGCGCGGATGAACTGCAGCCCCGTCATGTACCCCTGTCGTAGGCTGGGCTGGCGGTGAAAGCCGAGTCTCTGCCGCTTCTCGAGGCTTTCAGCGGGGGCATCCAACGGCGCAGTTGGGATTCCTCGACTGTCAACGACACAGAATGGGCCCCGGATTTGAGTCAAGCCCACGCTGAAGACTGCTTTCAGTCGCCTTTAGCATCAATCCAGGGCGATAGAGAGGCCGGGACTCGAGGCGGCAAAGCGCACCGACTCGCGGAGCCGCTCGAACGCGAGATACCAGCTGGTAACGAAAGAGTCCGGTTACTAACTGCCACACACAGTTTGCATACTTGGAGAGACACTCCTAGAGTACGCCTTAGAACTCCATATATCGGATGGtacattcatatatatacatatatttgtgGATATAGCCGGAGAACCGCGAAAGCTGATTATCTACCGTAGGCTCAGTAGGTGGCGATCAGGCATTAACTCCGCCTGCATTGCCCCGAAAAAAGAACTAACAGACTTTTTCTCTTCGAAACAAGCTCTGCCTTTTCAAGCAGCCTCAACTGAGGACGTGTGACGTGCGCATTTCGGCGGCCACTGACGGCACCAGGCTCCCGAGCTCGTGAACAGTTCAgggttttttctctttttaTAGAAATGCTGAGCCTTGAGCTCGACGCCGCAAGTTGCCTCGCGCAGTCGGGTCACCGAAAACGTCCAGCGGCAATCGAGAActcagagagaggaaacagaaGGTGAACTCagggggaggaggaacgAGGCAGGGCAACGCCCTCAGCTGTCACAGTGCAGGCGGCTAACGAATGAACAACTGGGCCACACAGAAGGCCCAAATAGAGACTGACAGCAACACACAGAAAGATGAGGGGGACATACTCTTTTCCACAGCtaccgcgcggcgcggcgtgcatTACtcagctttcttctcgccttccgccgcttcttggctcgcctccgcgtcggcctcgGTCTCTTGGCTCTCTGCCTTAGCAgcgtcctccttcgccgcagactcgccgtcctctttgTAGTGCTtctcgagcgcctgcgcgaaggCCATCATAGCTGAAGGAAAAGATCACGCCGAGGCAGCGTGGGAATCGAGatagagagggagaggaaaacaAACCAAGACAGATCCGCTCACGCGGACACGCAGCAGCCCTTGGGGACACTGCGAAAATCGAAGCGTCACATCCAGCGAGGCTTTCACGTGCCCTCacagaaagcagaaaaaacaacAGGAAACCCGAAAAagaagggagggagggggacgGCGGAGCTTCTGGatgtcttctctgcgtgctgCTCGCCCCCCTGCCTTCCAAGACTGCGGGAGAAGGAAAACCAAAACGATCAGAAGCtcaaaaaaaaggaaaaaaaaactgaaAATCTCAGCTGCCTGCTTACGGTCAGAGGaggtcgctgccgcccgaTCCTCAATTGTGACGCCTGCGAGGAAAAGAACGAAAGTTTCGCTTCCACAGCGTGTGCTGCGTTTCCTGGAGAGACTGACTCGAACTCATGCGGGCACGCCACCAGCGCACCAGCCGGCGCGTTTCAGGTTGGGGATGAACAAA
This portion of the Besnoitia besnoiti strain Bb-Ger1 chromosome VII, whole genome shotgun sequence genome encodes:
- a CDS encoding enoyl-CoA hydratase/isomerase family protein (encoded by transcript BESB_079590) produces the protein MATPASRRLWRLSLQLHGALGHEGRSSLASLSSSFTSSASLSPASPHPAAVQAPAPSFASVAWPSPSALRQEGAAPTRRELEKGRAADDVAPPSPPSSAAQQRRAMSSSAGPLAGPEALYGEQLLLEFSGDAEAASGCLSVALNRPKQLNALSESMVLAFRSLLFRAEEDPRVSLLLLAGEGGRAFCAGGDVRRMREAPKADVVRFFGQEYALIYHMSRIKKPVVALWDGIVMGGGVGISIFASHRICTETTVWAMPEAAIGLFPDVAAAFFLPRLKSSPAVGFYAGLVGARFQAEDLVKTGLATHFVPRARLEALSSELKKVSGFLAPEDARAEVDRILAAFAEPIPGSSSASASSSGSLSHLSPAVMEGIEKYFSALPPTYKDLVSTLEQGEASGCAFAAEVMKSLHERCPLSCAVWFSLFTRALRQKAPGAASGTPFFSRRREEGETLLEVLRQDFTLAQALICAFPDNFREGVRAVLVDKDNRPRWTPPTADGLTEEDVARVLNYEEAEGLDRFLHG